In the Salmo trutta chromosome 13, fSalTru1.1, whole genome shotgun sequence genome, GAGGTAGACGGTCTCAAATGCTGTCCAACTTCTTCAGAATATATGGAgctgtggaggcagagtaaaTTATACAGAAATGTTAACTTTTGATTGAGACATTGTTTACAGTCAAAAGTGCTATTGAAGACTCCGGGGATGCTATCTAAATTAATGGCCATTAATTTTCATGCATAGTTGGCTCTCTTTCAAAAGAGGGGAACCATTTTTGGGGGTCACTACCTGCTGGATGATCTGTgtacattctctggtctgagtaCTGACCAGTTGAGTGACACATGCATTACACAATATATTGTGAGATAATGTGCAAACCGAGAAGAATGTGAAGGCCGATACTTACTGGCTCTGAGAAGCGCAATATAGATTAAGAAATTGCGCACGGACGAGATGACGTCCTGTCGCATCTTTTTCTTCATCTCCTCTGGGTCCATTTTCGGCCCTAACCCCTCGAGTTTGAACATCTCGGCGTGGTCTGTGAAGGTTTTACACCCAACCCCTGCGCTGGTTGTGATTTTATGGCTGCAATTTCCCTGCAAATTGGTGTTATGCTTACTCTTTGGTTTGATTCTCAGTACCGGCGTGCTTGATGGCGGAAATGTGACTGTTTAAACCGGAAATTACGCTTGAAGGATTACTGTAAATGCAATGGCCGTAGAGGTACAAACTCTACGATAGGCGAAGGGCAAAACtatacaaatgtatttatgaGGAATTTCTACCAACTCGAAGACTTTCCAATTTTTCCAGTATAAGtctgtttaaaatatatatttagagttgaaaaacaataaaaaataaaatattatattatatgtTTGCTTTATATGTTTGCTTTATATGATTGCTTATTAGGCTACAATATACTGTAATTCTAACTTGTTTacgattccccccccccccacacacacacttatattaATACAGTAATATCATATTTATTGAATGTTTTAATGTTAATCATGATCTCCCTCGCTTTCAATCAAACTGGCGTGAGGGGGTCTTCAAGACAGACCGAGAGGGAGCGAACAATGATGAACGTGAAGGAGAGGCTGAGAAAATAAAGGGAGGAGAAgacgaagggagggagggagggggtgggttATTTCTGAGCTCAGGGCCGGGGATTAAGCAGTCGAGAGCAATCCCAATACGATGACAGCATCCAGCCTAAACCCCCACGCGCCACACCGTCCGGACACGGATTCTACCGATTCTGACAAACtattctgtctgctctctctcttcaatcACTTAATTTGACCCTCCCGATCCACAACCTCGGTCTGTCTTTTTCTTTAGAACACGAGGTGAGTTAGTTTTTTCGTGATTTTATTCTCCTCTTTATTGTCAAACTGTCTGTGGACGGATGCTGGAGGAGCCGGTGGGTATATGTTTCTGCGTGCACCTTGCATTGATTGCAAGAATCTGTTGCGATATTTTTCACATGGAAACAAAATATCGATTCTATCTGAAGGATTTGGACCTCATGCGGGTCCACGTGCCACTGTTTCGGAGATGAGTAGAGAGATCTTAATCGGATTAGGACTATCGTACAAAAGACTGaccttttttttctttgtttacgGGCTAATCTGGCAGGACTGCTGTCACCGATTATATCTCGGGTTAGTGTTGATCCTGGAGGGTGAActatgaaatatgaacacagcATTATACACAGATATATCTGAGGTAtaagacatttaaatattttataTCGATGTAGAGAAAATTGCATATGAATTAGGGGGACAACTATTGCGCGATGGGCTATTGTCATTCTATTCTGTTTCGTTTTATTGCATGCTGAGCAGCCCACTGTTACCCCATGCATTTGTGGCTATGGTCGTAGTTATTTAGGCATTCGTTCATACCTATCCTCATCCATCTAGGATACTCAACACATGCATTTTGCATGGCTAATACGCAGCCAATGGAATTCTGTGCAACATGACATTTCTGTCACTTAATGCAAATGGCGATAGTAGAAATTGAATGAGAGTAGTAGATCCAGCGCTGATGACAGGTGTCTCTAGTGGTGGTGTAAAACGCCTTTATAGTAAATGGCCAATGTCTTGTTGTTATCAATGGGCGTCGACGAGGTGttaagagagacagaaacagcctTATTCCTCATGCGCGTCTCTATAGGTTTGTGAAAATGCGACGTTCATTCTGTTTTCGATGCGGTGACAAGCAAGAAGAGCGCAACACAACCAGACCGAAACAATGCATTTAGCCTTTCTCGGTCCTTTATTTAATTCATGACATGATTTAATATGACCACTGATTATGATTGTATTTAGGCCAGACATGTGCTGTACCTAAACTGCACATGCTGCCCATGAGAGTATGTATTTAATGTCACAGAAAATGATCACTTACTATGTTCACATATAAATATGTAGGACTACCGCGTTCCTACACTCCCACACACCGACAAACATAGCCCACATTATCTCACACATGGACGGTTGTCGGTCTGGTCTTGTGCTGCCTTATGGGCGTGACTCCtcagtgtgtgtgattg is a window encoding:
- the LOC115205328 gene encoding mitochondrial import receptor subunit TOM5 homolog; its protein translation is MFKLEGLGPKMDPEEMKKKMRQDVISSVRNFLIYIALLRATPYILKKLDSI